The Solanum lycopersicum chromosome 8, SLM_r2.1 DNA segment tatttgatgaatattttattccaaataaaaacaatttaattaacCTTGCAAAAGGAAagacttatttttcaaaatttgactgtAAAAGCGGATTTTggcaaataaaattagaagaaaattcAGTTAAATTAACTGCATTTAGTACTACTAATGGACATTACGAATGGTTAGTAAtgccttttggattaaaaaacGCACCACAAATATTTCAAAGAAGAATGGATAAAATCTTCTCAgaagataattatttaatagtatacattgatgatatactaataTGTTCTAAAACATATGAAgatcatttaaaacattttaaaaaaaaaaattcagaaaaatgCTTAAAGAATGGAATAATTCTAAGTCAGAAAAAAgcagagaaaaataaaaacgaaATAGAATTCTTAGGAATGATTATTTCGAAAAATGGAATTGAACTACAATTGCATATAGCTAAAAAGATTATAGAATTTCCTGACAAGCTTACAACAAAACAAGAAATCCAGAGATTTTTGGGTTGTTTGAATTATGCAGGGGAATTTATACAAGATTTagcaaagaaaagaaatatactTCAAAAATTGATAAGAAAAACCAACAGACTAGGTTGGACAGAAGAACACACTAAGTGTgtaaaaaacttaaaagaagAATGTGCAAAATTACCCAAGTTAAGACTACCACAGGAAAGTGATAATCTAATTCTACAAACAGATGCTTCAGATTATCATTGGGGTGCTATTTTGCAAACAGATCTAAATGAAATCTGCAGGTACACAACTGGTACATTCAATAATGCAGAAACAAGATATTCAACAAATGAAAAAGAACTATTAGCAATCGTAAAAGGAATTAGAAAGTTTTCTACTTTTGTTTTACCGAAACCATTCATTATTAGAACTGATAACACACAAGTTGCAGAGCTAATAAACAATAAATTGCCTTCTGAACCTCAATACAGGAGACTTCATAGATGGCAagtattattatctttttatactttttcaattgaatatataaaaggaaatgaCAATTTTCTTGCAGATTTCCTATCAAGAAACGTCCAATATGGACAATCAGACAAAAATCCTGGTTAACAGGATAAATGAAAGGATGCAAAAGGTGGATAATTCCATCGATGAAAAAGCACagaaattgttcaaaataaGAGATGAACTCTCAAAATTGTCTGAACAAGCTCGAATGTTACAATTCGAAATAAATCAACTCAGCACAGACCAAACTGAAAATATGAGAGAATTTTTACTTCTCTGTGAACATTTGGATACACGTCCAATTCAGAATTCAAATCTGAAAGAGATTATCAATCTCAACAAGGTGGCAGGAGATGTCCCACCAGCACCTAGTTCAAAAAACATCTCGATGGTACGCATGGATATGTCATCTTCATCCAAAAAGGATGTAAGAAAAAGCCGAGCAAATGAAGCTTCTAGCTCATCATCAGTGAAAACTGAAAAAACATCTGGAAACCCAGAAAATAAAACTAACCCAGAGTCATCTGGAGcaaaagttttttcttctttgtaggTACattcaaaagaagaagaatatttaaaatttacaaaatacatTTACAATCTCCCCGAACACAGTGGAGAAACCTATGGAGTTTTGGGAACTACCAGTTTATTTCCTAGAATTTTCATATTTCCAAATGGGATTCCGAGCTTTACAGCTCAATTATTTGAGTTTGTATTTTTAGATCGTGTTTACACAAGTCCAGATCTCAGAGAATTATCTCAACTACCCTCCAGATTGTTCAACGCAATCAGAAATTTCAGCCAAGGCGATGGAGGAGTATACTGTAGATGCTATAGTATTGCAATGGAAGGTCAAGATTCTCAGGCCTACTATCCAACTCTCAACTACATATCAgttgagaaaataaaagatttcaaTGTTAAGGCTACGGGAGTTGATAAAAAACTTCCTTTTCTTAACACAAAATAGATACAAACCAGAAGGGCATTAGGGATAAAAGTCTTATATGCCATTTTAAATAGGCTTTTCCGAGATAATTTCACGGTAATTGATCAAGATTCTGACTGGGTGTTAATTACTAAAGGAAATTCAAAGTCAGAATTACTTAAAGAAAGAATTCTTGATATCGAGCTCCATAGATTAGGGGCATCAGAAAAAACTTGGAAGCTAGCATGCAAAATGTTAGAACATGAGCACAATCGATAAATGAAGATCGATGAAGAAGAAAGACGTAAGCACTTACGTAAATGAACAAAAACGTAAGCACTTACGTttacaaaagaagaaaaggacaaaatacttttcttttaaaaagaaaaagcagATGCTTTGTCGGCCAGAACAAAAAGCAGCCCATgtgaagaaagagaaagactTTTGACTCAGATGAGTCTAGAAAGGAATCTTTAAAGGAATACCCTTTAAAGATAAATAATTGTAACATAAGTCCCTCCTTATCATCTATAAAAGGAGAGAGACATTATTGTAATAGGTAGAGGTCTTAGAAGtgagaaaataagttttaaagTAAGAAAGTCTTAAATATGTGTGAGTAAGTTAGCTTCTCCCGCTAGggaaaagtatttttatttaatgttttgctAAGATAAATACTTATCTTATGTATGTAATattgaaatatatgaaataaaagtttgtttacatgtcatttttctcaaaattgataaaaagtCGAAGTGGAAGTTGCGATTTCCAGCCTTTAGGAGGAATAGCTAGGAAAGTAGCCGTAATTGAGAGAAGAAGGCGAAAAATGCTATTCATGGCCGAAGAGGAGAAATGCTGAGGCATTGATAGGACTGATTATCAACAAGAGGAAGAAGGTACAAAAACCTAACTTTTATTAcgtattttataatattatatacataatataagtTGTTATCTTAATTAAACGCTAATAAAAATTACTTAGTACCTGTAGGGATTTAAACATATCATGTTTTACAGAATGTTTTGCATAAATATATCATGCTAattgcataaaaataaataaaaatgaaatctaTACGACGACATTTACATAGCGTAAAAAAAAGAGCATGGACACATAAGAAAGCCATACATCATATAAAAAAGGCAATTTATGAAATGGAAAAGGTATTAGAACATACCAATTATAGATATGAAAATTTAATCACATCCATTTATGAGATGAGAatgtataaaatacaagaacaaTTTGAGTATAAGACTGCTATactcatattaaaaaataatatgatttttactgcataataataaaaaatttaatcacaTCCATTTATGAGATGAGAatgtataaaatacaagaacaaTTTGAGTATAAGACTGCTATACTCATATTATAAGACTGCTATactcatattaaaaaaataatatgttttttactgcataataatgaattttataaCTGTTTATATTTACAGTTTTTCTAGTATTACCCTGTTAATATGACAGTTGTTTTACTAGTTTTACCCTGTTAAGATAACAGCTACAagaaaatggtatcagagccaagtAACGAATAAAATGGACAAAAATATTAAACCATTTtggtatatagaaattgaaaCACTTGTCACAATTTTACAAGTAATAAGAAATTTAGATGgagatttaaaaagaaaaataataaaaataattgtttggTATAATAAAAGACAAGTAGAAAGATATAATATATGGTATAATGATTTTGATAATAATTTGTATGATACATCTGATTGGCATTATTCAGACTAATGAGTCTTAAAGAAATATCAGATCCCTTAAAGGACCTCATAGAGAGTAATAAACAAATATCATTAAGAATAAGAATGatagaaatagaaataaaatatatcaaggaAAATATTCCAGGAAAAGTAACAagttttatagaaaaaattgacaaaagaattagtcaaaattatataaaagaattattgaataaaaaatcaacaaatgcAAAAGGGAAGTATGgatgaaatattaattaaaaaattccttgaaaaacaaaaaggaaaagaaaaatgtatagaagatgaaaataatttagaaacaAATCATAGCGGAAATCGCAACTTCTGTAAAGAAAAGGAAGTTTTTTATCAACTCCCCTAGCCTTAACAttgaaatcttttattttctcaacTGATATGTAGTTGAGAGTTGGATAGTAATCTGGAAACCCAGAAAATAAAACTAACCCAGAGTCATCTggagcaaaaaaaaatttcttctttgcAGGTACattcaaaagaagaagaatatttaaaatttacaaaatacatTTACAATCTCCCCAAATACAGTGGAGAAACCTATGGAGTTTTGGAAACTACCAGTTTATTTcctagaaaattaattaattaaaaaataatttaaaatcaaaatttatatttttattctctcTCCTTCATTCTTCTTCGCCATTTCTAGGCTCTAGCGCTTCATTGCTCTCTGTTTTTACCTTTTCGCCATTCAATATAAATccacccacccccacccctAATTCCCCTCAAATTTGCCTTGAGGGAAAATGATTTTTGTTAGAAACTATTTTTGTCTTCAgaatttaaatagaaaataaatttatttaagaattaatttgattaaatttcattttataaaattaatttgatttaaatctattaaaaaatttaatcatatgAAACTATGAATATCCTTTTaacataaaagatataaaatacatattaataacTCGAGATAATCTCTAGAATTTAGTATTAAAAAAAGGCAAATGTCAGATTATgctttctaaattattttaacatacagctttatttttttcatttattttctggTTAAAATCTTGCGAACTACCTTTGACTTgctgaaaaaaatatattgtctaATAGTATTTGTAAGATGTTTTAGcataatttatgtttaaaaataaagttggcctccttttttttccttaattattttgCTGCTTCTTTACCCGATGATCTTATTACATCtcaatttatgattttattgtgTCAActgagaatttttattttagattagaAAAATGATGTTAGTAGATATGTAAAACATGtatcatgaaaataattatattaatgagGAGCCAAAATTAGTGAAAGATgagattttcttataaatttcttacaaaaattagtgaattttctttttctaagttattttttaactatgtttacaagacttgttaaaaaaatttaatctatgcctttaaatttttaaatatgacaATTGTTAACTCATTTAAATAATCACTTGAAAAAACggaaaaaaaatctaacaaaaataaatcaagtctttattccttaaaataaaaaaacatataatttcatatgtttCACCGCATCAGTTTGATGGTCACCCCAACTTCAATAATAGCTGTCATAAAAAACCATAACCAccccaacaattttttttccaaatatttgatGTAAAGGCCATTTTCACTAGTATATCTACCTCTTTATTGCCTCTCTGAAAGATCACTTACCTTCACACCACTAAGGATCAGTTTGGCcccaaatatatttgaaaactttaaaaaatgatatttggTCATATAATTTGTtactatttaataaatatatttgtcaaatattcTTGAGTTTTcaaatactataaaaaaaaaaattggtgtgaatacaattttaatatttagaaattttaaattttaaaattacctcaattttttatattttataaaaaaaataaccataatttaattatttcaactAATATTTATCCATCAAATTACTCCATTAATAACTAATAACTAATCCTCTTTGCTATCTATACATAACAATGTGGAATAACTAAGAAGTTTGAATATGCTATTGATGTATATTGTTCTTGTCcatattgttattttgttattgctGATTATATGAAACTCGAGGATAGCGCTATAACTTTATTGCTGATTGTTATCGATTATGTTCTAgggttatttttaataaaatatgttcatTATAAAATGCTAATATTAACTTAAAGGgtactttaataatttttacaacTTATAAGCAtaagtcatattttttagaataatcaaatatttCTTCCAAAATTTATAACACACCAtaaaagttgaccaaaaaataatttgtcagAGTATTGGGAATTTGGGGCCAACCACAACCATTcaatttatttaagttttacaTAAAGTTATTGAACAATACTTTGTAATGAAAAGTCCTTCGGTTTACTGAAgtatcatataattattattttaaaaaatttaatatcatatatttattttttcaaataagtttCTGCAACGGAATTGCAAGCAAAAATGTATGACCTTTTGCTTACAGaccttttttattaatttatatgatacttcaataaaaatcgattaatttttttagtacaAACATAATTtcagtaaaataaaataaaatccaagAACTAACTCCAGTGTTATATATGAAACTTTTACACAACAAGAtgaatcttaattattattGCAATGAAAATAAATTGGTAATTTCAAGAAATTGTTATTTGCTAGGAATAATTTACttatttgttaaataataaaaagtgtaaaaaaaaaacatttggaCAATGTATATTTGGAAGAATATTCTTGAAACTATTAACCAAAGAGTAACTCACGAagtgaaaaaggaaataattcATTGTTTTTCCATCTGACTTTAATATTGTTTTGGCTCCAAAAAATTGTACGAAAATAATTAACcctttaggaattaaaattgataattataacCATAAAATTACAAAAGTATTTACCTTTTTTCAATAGAAGCAACTTAGAAAAAAAACAGTTGAAATAAGATCAAAAGGTGTAACATACACTAATTGTTCGTTTGTTACCAATACAATACTACATTTTATTCTGTATAAATACTCCTCAAAATATCAGCTGGATCTCATAGTAAACATGGCAGACATAGAAGATGGATGTTGTGAAGCAGCTTGTATTTGTTTTCCACAATTGTCTTTGCATTATATTTTAtggggataatgcccaagtatcccctcaacctatgcccgaaatctcagagacacacttatactatactaaggtcctattaccccactgaacttattttattgataattttttacccctttttagcttacgtggcactatcttgtgggcccaacgatggttgactttttttttcgaactagtgccacgtaggctaaaaaggggtagaaaattacatataaaataagttcagggtaataggatcttagtatagtataagtatgtctctgggatttcgggcataggttgagggggtacttggatattttccctattttatgCGTTGATCAAAATATTTGTAATCGTTTTAATGTTTTACATTGCATTTATCAAGCCACTACCTTGTTTACCGCATATGTttgatatattcatcaaaatttctTCAATTGCACTCTGTATCAGACTCATTGTCGTTTTCATTCATCGATTCTGCTGCAGAGGAGGAGATTAATTTTGAAGATCTAGAAGATTGTTTAAGTTTTAGTAGATTTATAATTCGTTCATTATATtggtattttaaaataaagttctctgtagtttgttttattttagcaTTTCAAATTATCGAAGAATTACAATTGGTTTGTTTTCTTGCAAGCTGAAGTTTAGAAAGTTACTTAaacatgttgaatttttttctctcaatcAAAGTcatattataagtaatttttatttatgaattatcaAACGAATAATCAGAGTTGGAAAAAcaatatatgttaattttatttataaataattatagaatttatatatataatttatcagttttttttagtaaaataaaaatcaaatcaaatagtatcaatttttaaatttaaaatcaataaacaaatcaaaccaaatatcaatttttaaatcgattaaattttaatttgattttctaaCCATTACCATGAACAAACTCTATatataagaacaaaaacaatACTAATGAACATGCTAATAACGTTAAAATGTACAAAGCCAATATATGAGCTACTACAACAAAATCATTCCTAAATCTACATGTGACGTAATTCGCAGAAAGGAGTAAAACAAAGACTACAGATCTAAAAGCAGGCAATCAATAGATTTCACTAtgctaaaattttaaatattattcttctataaataaatacaaatactCTTTTGTCATGGAGAAATAATgaaagtttaattatttttttgagaaggaAAAAAGCAGAAAGAAATACAATTTGATGTAAGCATCAAATGCCAGAAAGTTTTTGTTGTATACATTTAACTGTTTAGTAGAGACAACCAGAAACctgaaatgaataaaacaaaACTTCGGCCAAACTACATTCTAACCTGGTGACAAATTCTGGCAATTTTTCTCTaggattttatcatttttcgATTGCATGATTGATACAAGTAAACCTATTATTACAATAACAAACCCAAAGTTTTGAGGAGGAAGAAAGAATTTatctttctcctttttcttcGTTGAAGAGCTCGTAATGTGTTTCCAACATCTCTGATGTGCTTGGCTGGAGGGCTAACACCCTTCCTGACAAATAAAGCAATAAAGAAGCCCTCCTGATCCTCTATGAGATCGGTTCTAAGCACACGTTGAGCtgttcaaaaattaaaagaataatcaTACACATGCAACTGAAGAATTTCAACTGATGGAAAACCAGATGAGCATCAGGCAGGAAGGATCAGAATGTATCAGAACAACACTGTGTTACTGTTCTTCAGGATGGTACTGTATATATATTTACAGAGCTCATACATGCATGTTTTCCTATAGCCTTCAGTGTAAtgcaaatattatatgttattgaaGGTGGTATAACTTGCAGTTTAGTCTTCTGTCTAATGACATGTTGGCCTTTTGAAGATAAATGACACTTTACTAAAAGAATATAATTGCAACAGTTTCATTTGGCCAACTAGATCTAGCTTAGACTACAAGCAACTGAACACGAAAATATATGATGCCTGCAATTGCTTATTAGAGCACTTGAAAACTGTAAGAACAATATTCTTTCATTTCACTGTGCTCTTTCTTTATTTGTctagtttgaccaacttttggAACACAGTTTGATTCTAAAATACTAGGATCAGGTAAGCACCATAAAGAAAGGTTGTGAGATATGTATGATCACTTACATCCATCAAAAATTGGATGACCTCGGCGAGCCCACTGGGGAAAGATTGTTGTCAGTTCAAAACCATAAGACGAAGCGAGAGGCAGAACAGATTTGATAACATCTTCATTCTCAACTTGGTTAACAGAACATGTACTGTAAACAATTCTCTCAACAGCTGGAACTACATCAAGATGAGAGGGTAAATTGATCAGTTGCATTCACAAACATACATGAATTTGCCATTTgtgattaaaaaagaaaagaaaaacaagaaacaatATAATAAATCTCACAAGATAATGCATGTTCCAAAGCCTTTCTCTGGAAAGCCGCGAGCTTTTCTAGTCTATTGACATCAGAGTCTGCAAAGCTTTTACAGATGTTAGTTTAAAACGAGAAAAGCATAGAGATGGTTACACAAAAGATACAAAATGAGTACATAAAGAGCAAAATCACCTGTTGTATATGAGGGGAGCAGGTGATCTAATCTATCAACAACAGTCCCAGAGCCTGAACATGATGGATCTAACAGTATTGCTTGAACCTGGTGGCCGGATTATGTGTTAAATAAAAGACATCATTTAAAAATCCAAACACAATAGAGGAAAACAAAGTTGAAACCATGCTTGTTGAAAATgtgattttgtaaaatcatcatcattcaGGAAAACTAATCAGAGTGTAACCCCGTATTACCCCAAATCAAATATATGTCTTCATGGTTGTACCAATACTGACTGAtatcctttttttgtttttcacacAGTCCAGAAACAAGAAGGATTTTGTCTCTTTTTAATGCTTGTTCTGGATACACTAAAATGATACACAAAAGTAATAGATTTCACTCAATAAGTTGATAATATCTGACAACCAATGACGCCTCATTCCCCAAAAAATGTCTTGTATGTTTACCTTCGAGTACGCTGGATCCTCAGGACTGATGTTTAAGAAGTCTTCATGCTTGATTTCCACATCTTTGGATAAGTTAAGTTATCGAGGCATATTATGGCAACAATGAAACTAAAACCAATTAGACAAATTATCATATACCTAACTTGTTTTAGGATTACTTGAAATAGGGAACTGAAACAACTAAAGATATGTGCAGTTTCAAAAGCCATATTTCCTCAAATATAAACTTCAGGCACCTAATGCAAAGAGGTGTTTATGGTATTAAAAGTGTAACGCCATATGAAACTAATAACTCCATCCAGTTTGAGTGAAAATTGTGAGATTACTGGAATTACTTAGAGAtgggataatttttttaaaaaaacaaggaCCTAAGCACATATTTTAAGGGCTTCCAATACACTTTAGGTATATGTCGACCCAGAAATCAAGTGATGGTTAGATTTCCTCTGTAGCAATCTTATGTGAGAAGGTGGACATGATACCAGAAAGCTATTGAAAGGATACTAGTCGCTCCAGCCAGTTCAATTGTGTCCTTCAGACGTTTAACCCTTTCTTTATTAAGTTCACAAGCTATTATCTTTCCATTTCCCTTCATAAGAGCAGCTAGATGAACAGTTTTGTTCCCTGGTGCCGCACATGCATCAATGACCTTCACAGAACAATAAACAACCATGAACAACAGCCAAGTAGAAAATGAAACTCTAGAGAACCTAACTACTCTTTTTCTATGCAATTACCTCCCATCTGGGTTTAGGCCCAAGAGCAACTGCAACCATGGAACTTGCCTTACCCTAGTGGGTCAAGGGACATTAGTAGCATGTCAATGAAAACTAGATGGAACccaaaagaggagaaaggatTGCATAACCAGAAACTCCTTATTGTATTCACATCAAAATTCCATTCTAAGAAAGAGAAATTTGCACCTGCAGAAAGACACTTCCACTTTTCACCAAAGGATGATCATGCAAGTCAGTCCTTGGGGGTAAAATCAACAGGTCAGGAACCATTGCATCCTGACAAACCTATTTAATGTCcgaaaaataaacataaataaacttTATAATAACGAGAATGCATCACCAATAAAAAAGTAAATCGGATTCTATCTTTATTCTTGCCCGATTAATCAGTTCTTCAAAAGATCTATCAGGTCATAGAGAATGATTTGATCAATGAATATTTGATTGTTTCTTCAATGCAGAATTGATTCACAAtaattttcttatcaaataagGACACGAATAGAACAATAATGATATCATTGAATTGACAAACATGAAAAATCTGTGGTACTACATACTTCTAAAGTATACCAATTTCTGTAGCTTATTAGTATCTTTAGGTATGCCTTCTACCTCCATCCCCCCAAGTGAAGTCAATACATCAATTATCAATTAAGAAGCCACTCTTCAAATACTAGAACAGCTGGAACCACCCCACCCCCTCTTACTTTTCTTCTGAAAggaaatttcttaattttaggACCTCAATTTGTTTTTATCTCAATATTCTAAACAAACGTCTATGTAAACGCTAGGTCTATCATACCTCTATATAACTATCATGAAAACTGGATAAAAATCTATAAACTAGTCAGGCAAACAATTCATTAGAGGAAGTACTGCAAAGATTAAGTACACCAAAGATGATCGTCGGGATCAGATTTTGGCTTAGAATGTTTTGACACAAGGAATTATCTCTGACACATCTTCCACCTATATTCTACCGAGTCAAATGACACTAAAGTTACTTCAATTATTGAGGCGATGTAAAACAACTGTTGCATGTAAGGATTATATCATACCTCGTACTGTTTCTTAAATTCGACTAGGGCAGACTCTACGTCCATTTTCAGAGTATTTACACGAGCATAACGGGGTTTCGGAAGGTCTGcaatgaaaacaaaaaacaagATTGTAGTGACACATCCGAGACTGCTTATTCTGCTCCATATAATAAATACAGCAAGTGTAATCCGACACAACTTAAAATACAGATATTTTTccatctatttttttataaagaaaggGTCTTGTCAGTTCAATTATATTTAAGAAGTCCGTTGACAAGTTTGAACTATGTATATCCCCTTTTTTAACCTAGCCACCATCAACAGACTAGGAGTTGAACCACGTACCAGAAATTTTATAAGAAGTCATCAAATCTGAGAAATGTTTTACTTTCTTTCGAACTAAAAGCTTGGCAAGTGCTGCCTGCAACACATCCTTTTTCTGCAGTAGAAACTTTTCTGCATCACCAGCTAACAAAACCTCCTATATAAGATTAAACCATCACCATAAGCAAGAGCCCAAAACAATGAAACCCACTGGGGATGTATATTGACAAATACCTGGCTAAAAAGGATGTCATACAAGATTATATACATCAATTCTTCTTGCCTCTGCAACAACATAAGCAGCAAATTAGTCCACAATTGAATCAATGAGAAATGAAATTCCAGAAGTTTGTATCTTGATTAAGTCCAGTCGATTCTATAGATCACCATAATGTATTGCTATATGTTACTAACATTTTTACTTCCAAAACACTGGCAAGGTTCCATAACAAAATATCAGATTTCCCAATTGCTACTTACAGTTTATATGGATGTTTCATAATGCAATAATTCATTAATTACTGTTGAGCAGAAAAATCCAAACTATTAGACACCAAAGATGTCTATCCAACATGTAAAATAGTTGATGTAAACAGGGTTAACAGGTTATGTTAAGAACATAGTACTTCAGGAAAGCAAGTGAAAGATGAGTAAGGAGAAATTATCTTACCTATGTGGTTGGCAGTAGAAACATTTAACTGAGCCTACAGTTAAAAAGGAAGTGACGAATAATAAGAACTCTCCTGTGTTTTTGAAATATTGAGTTGAGCTGCTAGCCTGGTACACTGGATTAAAACCATTGTTCTTGGGCTTGTGAAATATCAATAAGCAACACTCAAGAAACAAGATTTATTCTGACTTGGACAAAAAGTTCAGGGGTTTTCCCAAGATAAAGTTGAAAATGACATTGATTACaaagaaaatgatataattgCATACTTATGCCACACAGATAAAATCATTAGTTATTTGAAAAACTTATGCAACTTAAGCTCTTCCTAGAAAGGCATCAGAAAAATATATACCTTGGATAACGTATATTTACTTGATATTTCGGAGATGGCCTGCCATCCGTCAATAACTTTATCTTATTTAATCAACATAAAATGCTgaaacataattattattttaaaaaaaagtaacagaAGATATACAAAAGAGGAACAGGTAAGAGTGTCAAACACGAGTTATTCAAAATATTACTCAGAAAGAGAGAGCAAAAAAGAGGAAGATCTTCAACTAGTACACAACAACACGCaaagtgtaatcccacaagtggggtccaGGGAGGGTAGGATGTATGAGACATTACCCCTACCTTTTGGGCAGATAACAAGAATTTCTCATGTCTCACAGTTAAGCCCCATATCATGCAATGAGAGAAGTGAAAGTGTCAAAATCTAACCGTCGATGAAAATTCAGATATGGAAAGTATTTCTAACCTTCCACTTGCTACTCAGCACATTGGTAGTGTGAAAGACATCCTTGATAACGGGAAGATCTGTAAAAAGGAAGAATCCAAAACATTTGCAATTAGGAAGCCAAGGGATGGACCTTTTCCATAGATATGGAGAAAGAATTATTCGAGTCACTGAGTTAACATCagtgcttttttaaaaaaaataggcaCAAAAAAGGGACAAAATCTATGGGGCTTGA contains these protein-coding regions:
- the LOC101249566 gene encoding 25S rRNA (cytosine-C(5))-methyltransferase NSUN5 isoform X1 — encoded protein: MDITRRLEIMARKKAQRDTKPSAKKPNQNRMSSAERSALFARREAAKVLRTILQGDARRRAVGTIKSLVYSPSVRNKRATYALVCQTLKYLPVIKDVFHTTNVLSSKWKRQEELMYIILYDILFSQEVLLAGDAEKFLLQKKDVLQAALAKLLVRKKVKHFSDLMTSYKISDLPKPRYARVNTLKMDVESALVEFKKQYEVCQDAMVPDLLILPPRTDLHDHPLVKSGSVFLQGKASSMVAVALGPKPRWEVIDACAAPGNKTVHLAALMKGNGKIIACELNKERVKRLKDTIELAGATNVEIKHEDFLNISPEDPAYSKVQAILLDPSCSGSGTVVDRLDHLLPSYTTDSDVNRLEKLAAFQRKALEHALSFPAVERIVYSTCSVNQVENEDVIKSVLPLASSYGFELTTIFPQWARRGHPIFDGSQRVLRTDLIEDQEGFFIALFVRKGVSPPAKHIRDVGNTLRALQRRKRRKINSFFLLKTLGLLL
- the LOC101249566 gene encoding 25S rRNA (cytosine-C(5))-methyltransferase NSUN5 isoform X2, whose protein sequence is MARKKAQRDTKPSAKKPNQNRMSSAERSALFARREAAKVLRTILQGDARRRAVGTIKSLVYSPSVRNKRATYALVCQTLKYLPVIKDVFHTTNVLSSKWKRQEELMYIILYDILFSQEVLLAGDAEKFLLQKKDVLQAALAKLLVRKKVKHFSDLMTSYKISDLPKPRYARVNTLKMDVESALVEFKKQYEVCQDAMVPDLLILPPRTDLHDHPLVKSGSVFLQGKASSMVAVALGPKPRWEVIDACAAPGNKTVHLAALMKGNGKIIACELNKERVKRLKDTIELAGATNVEIKHEDFLNISPEDPAYSKVQAILLDPSCSGSGTVVDRLDHLLPSYTTDSDVNRLEKLAAFQRKALEHALSFPAVERIVYSTCSVNQVENEDVIKSVLPLASSYGFELTTIFPQWARRGHPIFDGSQRVLRTDLIEDQEGFFIALFVRKGVSPPAKHIRDVGNTLRALQRRKRRKINSFFLLKTLGLLL